In one window of Amblyomma americanum isolate KBUSLIRL-KWMA chromosome 9, ASM5285725v1, whole genome shotgun sequence DNA:
- the LOC144104157 gene encoding uncharacterized protein LOC144104157 isoform X1 — MSSVWKRLQRVNKHAAKFQLVASYKELIVTGSKKWQPHKLLVIWTRRGRRVASQARSWEPTIREPYRGRVFWPVPENVEVAVTLFREANSSVFEDKDWSFVIEDISAQGKRRHVAVGMVNVAKFARPEPTQTELVLHMRPLTPKCAEAQLFLTLSCSLLREGKATDEDMQSIASLLSAAPLAPPDYANLEDFEEEASPQASAQLSQLAAECSSLLGGDSPVPPATSNDIDLSLREQSAVMVVQQPPPPPEPPEIVEPLEEPAKDPQEMQEAATEPPSEDLLTWCQRMTSGYAGLKVTNLTTSWRNGMAFCALIHRFHPELIDMDSLSQHDISGNCKKAFEAAATLGVSRLIDPADMVLLTVPDKLVVATYLHQLRHQLTAPPEFQRPLPEMLQPASSAKKQQDSASPDTVEQSRPVSNNSGDVPSSPVIEECPAKPSLNKQGSTESSLSKRGSMEKSLSKQSSLERGLSRQSSTEISPAEQTQTERRELRQSQAEGKPAAKEEAAKESSANGDTARREGGRSGQPLMTRQQLMNPFDSDEEETQKPGADTQASIPEKQETRVACRVLDLSPTKQPPPPEPLVSPLIDPKKAGVTRPSTRLAELQERARKLLEEARQPAATRELSPGSVEERQHQEELRERARRIIAQARQGHRNNNNNNSINSISEPGSPDTLVPSNGQPANGLKEASDDAASQEDPKARQPSSWSVRLSEGSSFRPTRFYQFQKRHLGGSEDSERSEELSQGSELSSTHRKQTYVELELEALERERQRVDALAERFEPYLRQVMKSGNEEEEDRCMQRWFALVNEKNALIRRQMQLNLL; from the exons ATGAGTTCGGTCTGGAAACGACTACAGAGAGTCAACAAGCATGCAGCGAAGTTTCAGCTGGTGGCGTCTTACAAGGAGCTGATCGTCACTGGTAGCAAGAAGTG GCAGCCACACAAGTTGTTGGTAATATGGACCCGGAGAGGACGCCGTGTAGCCTCCCAG GCACGCTCGTGGGAGCCGACCATTCGCGAGCCGTACCGGGGGCGCGTGTTCTGGCCCGTGCCCGAAAACGTAGAAGTGGCTGTCACTCTGTTCCGGGAAGCCAATAGCAGCGTCTTCGAGGACAAGGACTGGAGCTTCGTCATTGAGGAC ATTTCGGCGCAAGGCAAGCGGCGACATGTAGCCGTTGGCATGGTGAACGTGGCCAAGTTTGCGCGGCCGGAGCCGACGCAAACAGAGCTGGTTCTACACATGCGGCCACTGACGCCCAAGTGCGCTGAGGCACAGCTGTTCCTCACTCTCTCGTGCAGCCTGCTACGGGAGGGAAAAGCCAC GGATGAGGACATGCAGAGCATTGCGAGCTTGCTGAGCGCCGCACCTCTGGCACCGCCCGACTATGCCAACCTGGAGGATTTCGAGGAGGAGGCGTCTCCGCAGGCCTCCGCCCAACTCTCGCAGCTGGCGGCCGAGTGCTCCAGTCTGTTGGGTGGTGACAGCCCCGTTCCCCCGGCCACCAGCAATGACATTG ACCTGTCATTGCGGGAGCAGTCTGCTGTAATGGTTGTACAACAGCCGCCTCCACCGCCGGAGCCGCCAGAAATAGTCGAGCCTCTGGAGGAGCCAGCCAAGGACCCACAGGAAATGCAGGAAGCTGCGACC GAACCCCCGAGCGAGGACCTGCTGACCTGGTGCCAGCGGATGACGAGCGGCTACGCGGGTCTCAAGGTCACCAACCTGACGACCTCGTGGCGTAACGGCATGGCCTTCTGCGCCCTGATCCACCGTTTCCACCCGGAGCTCATCGACATGGACTCTCTGTCGCAGCATGATATTTCAGGCAACTGCAAAAAG GCATTTGAGGCAGCAGCAACTCTAGGTGTGTCTCGCCTGATTGACCCGGCCGACATGGTGCTGCTGACGGTTCCCGACAAGCTTGTGGTAGCCACGTACCTGCACCAGCTACGGCACCAGCTCACGGCGCCCCCTGAGTTCCAGCGGCCGCTGCCCGAAATGCTCCAGCCTGCATCCTCCGCCAAGAAGCAGCAGGATAGCGCAAGCCCCGACACTGTGGAGCAGTCGAG GCCTGTAAGTAATAactccggtgatgtgccttcctcCCCCGTCATAGAAGAGTGCCCGGCGAAGCCAAGCCTAAACAAGCAAGGCTCGACGGAAAGTAGTCTAAGCAAGCGAGGTTCAATGGAAAAAAGCTTGAGCAAGCAAAGTTCGTTGGAAAGGGGTCTCAGCAGACAAAGCTCGACAGAAATAAGCCCAGCAGAACAAACGCAGACAGAGAGGAGAGAGTTGAGGCAGAGCCAAGCGGAAGGGAAGCCAGCCGCCAAGGAGGAAGCAGCCAAGGAAAGCAGTGCCAACGGTGACACAGCGCGGAGGGAAGGTGGACGGTCTGGTCAGCCGCTCATGACGCGGCAGCAGTTGATGAACCCGTTTGACTCTGACGAAGAGGAGACCCAGAAACCAG GTGCCGACACGCAGGCAAGCATTCCTGAGAAACAGGAGACGCGAGTGGCTTGCCGAGTGCTCGACCTGTCGCCCACCAAGCAGCCCCCGCCACCTGAACCGCTCGTGTCTCCGCTCATTGATCCAAAGAAGGCAGGTGTCACT AGACCGTCCACTCGGCTGGCCGAGCTTCAGGAGCGGGCACGTAAGCTCCTCGAAGAAGCCCGCCAACCGGCCGCCACCCGCGAGCTCAGCCCGGGCTCTGTGGAGGAGCGGCAACACCAGGAGGAGCTGCGCgagcgggcgcggcgcatcatcGCCCAGGCGCGACAGGGCcaccgcaacaacaacaacaacaacagcatcaaCAGCATCAGCGAGCCCGGCAGCCCCGACACCCTGGTTCCCAGCAACGGCCAGCCGGCCAATGGCCTCAAGGAGGCATCTGATGATGCGGCTAGTCAGGAAGACCCCAAGGCGCGGCAGCCTTCTTCGTGGAGCGTGCGACTCTCCGAAG GAAGCAGCTTTCGGCCGACCAGGTTTTACCAGTTCCAGAAGCGCCATCTGGGGG GCTCTGAGGACTCTGAGCGGTCTGAGGAGCTGAGTCAAGGAAGTGAG CTGTCCAGCACACACCGGAAGCAGACCTACGTGGAGCTGGAGCTGGAGGCCTTGGAGCGTGAGCGGCAACGAGTGGATGCCTTGGCCGAACGCTTCGAGCCATACCTGCGGCAAGTCATGAAAAGTG GCAACGAGGAAGAAGAGGACCGGTGTATGCAGCGGTGGTTTGCCCTGGTCAATGAAAAGAACGCTCTGATACGACGGCAAATGCAACTTAATCTCCTGTGA
- the LOC144104157 gene encoding uncharacterized protein LOC144104157 isoform X3 encodes MSSVWKRLQRVNKHAAKFQLVASYKELIVTGSKKWQPHKLLVIWTRRGRRVASQARSWEPTIREPYRGRVFWPVPENVEVAVTLFREANSSVFEDKDWSFVIEDISAQGKRRHVAVGMVNVAKFARPEPTQTELVLHMRPLTPKCAEAQLFLTLSCSLLREGKATDEDMQSIASLLSAAPLAPPDYANLEDFEEEASPQASAQLSQLAAECSSLLGGDSPVPPATSNDIDLSLREQSAVMVVQQPPPPPEPPEIVEPLEEPAKDPQEMQEAATEPPSEDLLTWCQRMTSGYAGLKVTNLTTSWRNGMAFCALIHRFHPELIDMDSLSQHDISGNCKKAFEAAATLGVSRLIDPADMVLLTVPDKLVVATYLHQLRHQLTAPPEFQRPLPEMLQPASSAKKQQDSASPDTVEQSRPVSNNSGDVPSSPVIEECPAKPSLNKQGSTESSLSKRGSMEKSLSKQSSLERGLSRQSSTEISPAEQTQTERRELRQSQAEGKPAAKEEAAKESSANGDTARREGGRSGQPLMTRQQLMNPFDSDEEETQKPGADTQASIPEKQETRVACRVLDLSPTKQPPPPEPLVSPLIDPKKAGVTRPSTRLAELQERARKLLEEARQPAATRELSPGSVEERQHQEELRERARRIIAQARQGHRNNNNNNSINSISEPGSPDTLVPSNGQPANGLKEASDDAASQEDPKARQPSSWSVRLSEGSEDSERSEELSQGSELSSTHRKQTYVELELEALERERQRVDALAERFEPYLRQVMKSGNEEEEDRCMQRWFALVNEKNALIRRQMQLNLL; translated from the exons ATGAGTTCGGTCTGGAAACGACTACAGAGAGTCAACAAGCATGCAGCGAAGTTTCAGCTGGTGGCGTCTTACAAGGAGCTGATCGTCACTGGTAGCAAGAAGTG GCAGCCACACAAGTTGTTGGTAATATGGACCCGGAGAGGACGCCGTGTAGCCTCCCAG GCACGCTCGTGGGAGCCGACCATTCGCGAGCCGTACCGGGGGCGCGTGTTCTGGCCCGTGCCCGAAAACGTAGAAGTGGCTGTCACTCTGTTCCGGGAAGCCAATAGCAGCGTCTTCGAGGACAAGGACTGGAGCTTCGTCATTGAGGAC ATTTCGGCGCAAGGCAAGCGGCGACATGTAGCCGTTGGCATGGTGAACGTGGCCAAGTTTGCGCGGCCGGAGCCGACGCAAACAGAGCTGGTTCTACACATGCGGCCACTGACGCCCAAGTGCGCTGAGGCACAGCTGTTCCTCACTCTCTCGTGCAGCCTGCTACGGGAGGGAAAAGCCAC GGATGAGGACATGCAGAGCATTGCGAGCTTGCTGAGCGCCGCACCTCTGGCACCGCCCGACTATGCCAACCTGGAGGATTTCGAGGAGGAGGCGTCTCCGCAGGCCTCCGCCCAACTCTCGCAGCTGGCGGCCGAGTGCTCCAGTCTGTTGGGTGGTGACAGCCCCGTTCCCCCGGCCACCAGCAATGACATTG ACCTGTCATTGCGGGAGCAGTCTGCTGTAATGGTTGTACAACAGCCGCCTCCACCGCCGGAGCCGCCAGAAATAGTCGAGCCTCTGGAGGAGCCAGCCAAGGACCCACAGGAAATGCAGGAAGCTGCGACC GAACCCCCGAGCGAGGACCTGCTGACCTGGTGCCAGCGGATGACGAGCGGCTACGCGGGTCTCAAGGTCACCAACCTGACGACCTCGTGGCGTAACGGCATGGCCTTCTGCGCCCTGATCCACCGTTTCCACCCGGAGCTCATCGACATGGACTCTCTGTCGCAGCATGATATTTCAGGCAACTGCAAAAAG GCATTTGAGGCAGCAGCAACTCTAGGTGTGTCTCGCCTGATTGACCCGGCCGACATGGTGCTGCTGACGGTTCCCGACAAGCTTGTGGTAGCCACGTACCTGCACCAGCTACGGCACCAGCTCACGGCGCCCCCTGAGTTCCAGCGGCCGCTGCCCGAAATGCTCCAGCCTGCATCCTCCGCCAAGAAGCAGCAGGATAGCGCAAGCCCCGACACTGTGGAGCAGTCGAG GCCTGTAAGTAATAactccggtgatgtgccttcctcCCCCGTCATAGAAGAGTGCCCGGCGAAGCCAAGCCTAAACAAGCAAGGCTCGACGGAAAGTAGTCTAAGCAAGCGAGGTTCAATGGAAAAAAGCTTGAGCAAGCAAAGTTCGTTGGAAAGGGGTCTCAGCAGACAAAGCTCGACAGAAATAAGCCCAGCAGAACAAACGCAGACAGAGAGGAGAGAGTTGAGGCAGAGCCAAGCGGAAGGGAAGCCAGCCGCCAAGGAGGAAGCAGCCAAGGAAAGCAGTGCCAACGGTGACACAGCGCGGAGGGAAGGTGGACGGTCTGGTCAGCCGCTCATGACGCGGCAGCAGTTGATGAACCCGTTTGACTCTGACGAAGAGGAGACCCAGAAACCAG GTGCCGACACGCAGGCAAGCATTCCTGAGAAACAGGAGACGCGAGTGGCTTGCCGAGTGCTCGACCTGTCGCCCACCAAGCAGCCCCCGCCACCTGAACCGCTCGTGTCTCCGCTCATTGATCCAAAGAAGGCAGGTGTCACT AGACCGTCCACTCGGCTGGCCGAGCTTCAGGAGCGGGCACGTAAGCTCCTCGAAGAAGCCCGCCAACCGGCCGCCACCCGCGAGCTCAGCCCGGGCTCTGTGGAGGAGCGGCAACACCAGGAGGAGCTGCGCgagcgggcgcggcgcatcatcGCCCAGGCGCGACAGGGCcaccgcaacaacaacaacaacaacagcatcaaCAGCATCAGCGAGCCCGGCAGCCCCGACACCCTGGTTCCCAGCAACGGCCAGCCGGCCAATGGCCTCAAGGAGGCATCTGATGATGCGGCTAGTCAGGAAGACCCCAAGGCGCGGCAGCCTTCTTCGTGGAGCGTGCGACTCTCCGAAG GCTCTGAGGACTCTGAGCGGTCTGAGGAGCTGAGTCAAGGAAGTGAG CTGTCCAGCACACACCGGAAGCAGACCTACGTGGAGCTGGAGCTGGAGGCCTTGGAGCGTGAGCGGCAACGAGTGGATGCCTTGGCCGAACGCTTCGAGCCATACCTGCGGCAAGTCATGAAAAGTG GCAACGAGGAAGAAGAGGACCGGTGTATGCAGCGGTGGTTTGCCCTGGTCAATGAAAAGAACGCTCTGATACGACGGCAAATGCAACTTAATCTCCTGTGA
- the LOC144104157 gene encoding uncharacterized protein LOC144104157 isoform X2 codes for MSSVWKRLQRVNKHAAKFQLVASYKELIVTGSKKWQPHKLLVIWTRRGRRVASQARSWEPTIREPYRGRVFWPVPENVEVAVTLFREANSSVFEDKDWSFVIEDISAQGKRRHVAVGMVNVAKFARPEPTQTELVLHMRPLTPKCAEAQLFLTLSCSLLREGKATDEDMQSIASLLSAAPLAPPDYANLEDFEEEASPQASAQLSQLAAECSSLLGGDSPVPPATSNDIDLSLREQSAVMVVQQPPPPPEPPEIVEPLEEPAKDPQEMQEAATEPPSEDLLTWCQRMTSGYAGLKVTNLTTSWRNGMAFCALIHRFHPELIDMDSLSQHDISGNCKKAFEAAATLGVSRLIDPADMVLLTVPDKLVVATYLHQLRHQLTAPPEFQRPLPEMLQPASSAKKQQDSASPDTVEQSRPVSNNSGDVPSSPVIEECPAKPSLNKQGSTESSLSKRGSMEKSLSKQSSLERGLSRQSSTEISPAEQTQTERRELRQSQAEGKPAAKEEAAKESSANGDTARREGGRSGQPLMTRQQLMNPFDSDEEETQKPGADTQASIPEKQETRVACRVLDLSPTKQPPPPEPLVSPLIDPKKRPSTRLAELQERARKLLEEARQPAATRELSPGSVEERQHQEELRERARRIIAQARQGHRNNNNNNSINSISEPGSPDTLVPSNGQPANGLKEASDDAASQEDPKARQPSSWSVRLSEGSSFRPTRFYQFQKRHLGGSEDSERSEELSQGSELSSTHRKQTYVELELEALERERQRVDALAERFEPYLRQVMKSGNEEEEDRCMQRWFALVNEKNALIRRQMQLNLL; via the exons ATGAGTTCGGTCTGGAAACGACTACAGAGAGTCAACAAGCATGCAGCGAAGTTTCAGCTGGTGGCGTCTTACAAGGAGCTGATCGTCACTGGTAGCAAGAAGTG GCAGCCACACAAGTTGTTGGTAATATGGACCCGGAGAGGACGCCGTGTAGCCTCCCAG GCACGCTCGTGGGAGCCGACCATTCGCGAGCCGTACCGGGGGCGCGTGTTCTGGCCCGTGCCCGAAAACGTAGAAGTGGCTGTCACTCTGTTCCGGGAAGCCAATAGCAGCGTCTTCGAGGACAAGGACTGGAGCTTCGTCATTGAGGAC ATTTCGGCGCAAGGCAAGCGGCGACATGTAGCCGTTGGCATGGTGAACGTGGCCAAGTTTGCGCGGCCGGAGCCGACGCAAACAGAGCTGGTTCTACACATGCGGCCACTGACGCCCAAGTGCGCTGAGGCACAGCTGTTCCTCACTCTCTCGTGCAGCCTGCTACGGGAGGGAAAAGCCAC GGATGAGGACATGCAGAGCATTGCGAGCTTGCTGAGCGCCGCACCTCTGGCACCGCCCGACTATGCCAACCTGGAGGATTTCGAGGAGGAGGCGTCTCCGCAGGCCTCCGCCCAACTCTCGCAGCTGGCGGCCGAGTGCTCCAGTCTGTTGGGTGGTGACAGCCCCGTTCCCCCGGCCACCAGCAATGACATTG ACCTGTCATTGCGGGAGCAGTCTGCTGTAATGGTTGTACAACAGCCGCCTCCACCGCCGGAGCCGCCAGAAATAGTCGAGCCTCTGGAGGAGCCAGCCAAGGACCCACAGGAAATGCAGGAAGCTGCGACC GAACCCCCGAGCGAGGACCTGCTGACCTGGTGCCAGCGGATGACGAGCGGCTACGCGGGTCTCAAGGTCACCAACCTGACGACCTCGTGGCGTAACGGCATGGCCTTCTGCGCCCTGATCCACCGTTTCCACCCGGAGCTCATCGACATGGACTCTCTGTCGCAGCATGATATTTCAGGCAACTGCAAAAAG GCATTTGAGGCAGCAGCAACTCTAGGTGTGTCTCGCCTGATTGACCCGGCCGACATGGTGCTGCTGACGGTTCCCGACAAGCTTGTGGTAGCCACGTACCTGCACCAGCTACGGCACCAGCTCACGGCGCCCCCTGAGTTCCAGCGGCCGCTGCCCGAAATGCTCCAGCCTGCATCCTCCGCCAAGAAGCAGCAGGATAGCGCAAGCCCCGACACTGTGGAGCAGTCGAG GCCTGTAAGTAATAactccggtgatgtgccttcctcCCCCGTCATAGAAGAGTGCCCGGCGAAGCCAAGCCTAAACAAGCAAGGCTCGACGGAAAGTAGTCTAAGCAAGCGAGGTTCAATGGAAAAAAGCTTGAGCAAGCAAAGTTCGTTGGAAAGGGGTCTCAGCAGACAAAGCTCGACAGAAATAAGCCCAGCAGAACAAACGCAGACAGAGAGGAGAGAGTTGAGGCAGAGCCAAGCGGAAGGGAAGCCAGCCGCCAAGGAGGAAGCAGCCAAGGAAAGCAGTGCCAACGGTGACACAGCGCGGAGGGAAGGTGGACGGTCTGGTCAGCCGCTCATGACGCGGCAGCAGTTGATGAACCCGTTTGACTCTGACGAAGAGGAGACCCAGAAACCAG GTGCCGACACGCAGGCAAGCATTCCTGAGAAACAGGAGACGCGAGTGGCTTGCCGAGTGCTCGACCTGTCGCCCACCAAGCAGCCCCCGCCACCTGAACCGCTCGTGTCTCCGCTCATTGATCCAAAGAAG AGACCGTCCACTCGGCTGGCCGAGCTTCAGGAGCGGGCACGTAAGCTCCTCGAAGAAGCCCGCCAACCGGCCGCCACCCGCGAGCTCAGCCCGGGCTCTGTGGAGGAGCGGCAACACCAGGAGGAGCTGCGCgagcgggcgcggcgcatcatcGCCCAGGCGCGACAGGGCcaccgcaacaacaacaacaacaacagcatcaaCAGCATCAGCGAGCCCGGCAGCCCCGACACCCTGGTTCCCAGCAACGGCCAGCCGGCCAATGGCCTCAAGGAGGCATCTGATGATGCGGCTAGTCAGGAAGACCCCAAGGCGCGGCAGCCTTCTTCGTGGAGCGTGCGACTCTCCGAAG GAAGCAGCTTTCGGCCGACCAGGTTTTACCAGTTCCAGAAGCGCCATCTGGGGG GCTCTGAGGACTCTGAGCGGTCTGAGGAGCTGAGTCAAGGAAGTGAG CTGTCCAGCACACACCGGAAGCAGACCTACGTGGAGCTGGAGCTGGAGGCCTTGGAGCGTGAGCGGCAACGAGTGGATGCCTTGGCCGAACGCTTCGAGCCATACCTGCGGCAAGTCATGAAAAGTG GCAACGAGGAAGAAGAGGACCGGTGTATGCAGCGGTGGTTTGCCCTGGTCAATGAAAAGAACGCTCTGATACGACGGCAAATGCAACTTAATCTCCTGTGA
- the LOC144104157 gene encoding uncharacterized protein LOC144104157 isoform X4 — protein sequence MSSVWKRLQRVNKHAAKFQLVASYKELIVTGSKKWQPHKLLVIWTRRGRRVASQARSWEPTIREPYRGRVFWPVPENVEVAVTLFREANSSVFEDKDWSFVIEDISAQGKRRHVAVGMVNVAKFARPEPTQTELVLHMRPLTPKCAEAQLFLTLSCSLLREGKATDEDMQSIASLLSAAPLAPPDYANLEDFEEEASPQASAQLSQLAAECSSLLGGDSPVPPATSNDIDLSLREQSAVMVVQQPPPPPEPPEIVEPLEEPAKDPQEMQEAATEPPSEDLLTWCQRMTSGYAGLKVTNLTTSWRNGMAFCALIHRFHPELIDMDSLSQHDISGNCKKAFEAAATLGVSRLIDPADMVLLTVPDKLVVATYLHQLRHQLTAPPEFQRPLPEMLQPASSAKKQQDSASPDTVEQSRPVSNNSGDVPSSPVIEECPAKPSLNKQGSTESSLSKRGSMEKSLSKQSSLERGLSRQSSTEISPAEQTQTERRELRQSQAEGKPAAKEEAAKESSANGDTARREGGRSGQPLMTRQQLMNPFDSDEEETQKPGADTQASIPEKQETRVACRVLDLSPTKQPPPPEPLVSPLIDPKKRPSTRLAELQERARKLLEEARQPAATRELSPGSVEERQHQEELRERARRIIAQARQGHRNNNNNNSINSISEPGSPDTLVPSNGQPANGLKEASDDAASQEDPKARQPSSWSVRLSEGSEDSERSEELSQGSELSSTHRKQTYVELELEALERERQRVDALAERFEPYLRQVMKSGNEEEEDRCMQRWFALVNEKNALIRRQMQLNLL from the exons ATGAGTTCGGTCTGGAAACGACTACAGAGAGTCAACAAGCATGCAGCGAAGTTTCAGCTGGTGGCGTCTTACAAGGAGCTGATCGTCACTGGTAGCAAGAAGTG GCAGCCACACAAGTTGTTGGTAATATGGACCCGGAGAGGACGCCGTGTAGCCTCCCAG GCACGCTCGTGGGAGCCGACCATTCGCGAGCCGTACCGGGGGCGCGTGTTCTGGCCCGTGCCCGAAAACGTAGAAGTGGCTGTCACTCTGTTCCGGGAAGCCAATAGCAGCGTCTTCGAGGACAAGGACTGGAGCTTCGTCATTGAGGAC ATTTCGGCGCAAGGCAAGCGGCGACATGTAGCCGTTGGCATGGTGAACGTGGCCAAGTTTGCGCGGCCGGAGCCGACGCAAACAGAGCTGGTTCTACACATGCGGCCACTGACGCCCAAGTGCGCTGAGGCACAGCTGTTCCTCACTCTCTCGTGCAGCCTGCTACGGGAGGGAAAAGCCAC GGATGAGGACATGCAGAGCATTGCGAGCTTGCTGAGCGCCGCACCTCTGGCACCGCCCGACTATGCCAACCTGGAGGATTTCGAGGAGGAGGCGTCTCCGCAGGCCTCCGCCCAACTCTCGCAGCTGGCGGCCGAGTGCTCCAGTCTGTTGGGTGGTGACAGCCCCGTTCCCCCGGCCACCAGCAATGACATTG ACCTGTCATTGCGGGAGCAGTCTGCTGTAATGGTTGTACAACAGCCGCCTCCACCGCCGGAGCCGCCAGAAATAGTCGAGCCTCTGGAGGAGCCAGCCAAGGACCCACAGGAAATGCAGGAAGCTGCGACC GAACCCCCGAGCGAGGACCTGCTGACCTGGTGCCAGCGGATGACGAGCGGCTACGCGGGTCTCAAGGTCACCAACCTGACGACCTCGTGGCGTAACGGCATGGCCTTCTGCGCCCTGATCCACCGTTTCCACCCGGAGCTCATCGACATGGACTCTCTGTCGCAGCATGATATTTCAGGCAACTGCAAAAAG GCATTTGAGGCAGCAGCAACTCTAGGTGTGTCTCGCCTGATTGACCCGGCCGACATGGTGCTGCTGACGGTTCCCGACAAGCTTGTGGTAGCCACGTACCTGCACCAGCTACGGCACCAGCTCACGGCGCCCCCTGAGTTCCAGCGGCCGCTGCCCGAAATGCTCCAGCCTGCATCCTCCGCCAAGAAGCAGCAGGATAGCGCAAGCCCCGACACTGTGGAGCAGTCGAG GCCTGTAAGTAATAactccggtgatgtgccttcctcCCCCGTCATAGAAGAGTGCCCGGCGAAGCCAAGCCTAAACAAGCAAGGCTCGACGGAAAGTAGTCTAAGCAAGCGAGGTTCAATGGAAAAAAGCTTGAGCAAGCAAAGTTCGTTGGAAAGGGGTCTCAGCAGACAAAGCTCGACAGAAATAAGCCCAGCAGAACAAACGCAGACAGAGAGGAGAGAGTTGAGGCAGAGCCAAGCGGAAGGGAAGCCAGCCGCCAAGGAGGAAGCAGCCAAGGAAAGCAGTGCCAACGGTGACACAGCGCGGAGGGAAGGTGGACGGTCTGGTCAGCCGCTCATGACGCGGCAGCAGTTGATGAACCCGTTTGACTCTGACGAAGAGGAGACCCAGAAACCAG GTGCCGACACGCAGGCAAGCATTCCTGAGAAACAGGAGACGCGAGTGGCTTGCCGAGTGCTCGACCTGTCGCCCACCAAGCAGCCCCCGCCACCTGAACCGCTCGTGTCTCCGCTCATTGATCCAAAGAAG AGACCGTCCACTCGGCTGGCCGAGCTTCAGGAGCGGGCACGTAAGCTCCTCGAAGAAGCCCGCCAACCGGCCGCCACCCGCGAGCTCAGCCCGGGCTCTGTGGAGGAGCGGCAACACCAGGAGGAGCTGCGCgagcgggcgcggcgcatcatcGCCCAGGCGCGACAGGGCcaccgcaacaacaacaacaacaacagcatcaaCAGCATCAGCGAGCCCGGCAGCCCCGACACCCTGGTTCCCAGCAACGGCCAGCCGGCCAATGGCCTCAAGGAGGCATCTGATGATGCGGCTAGTCAGGAAGACCCCAAGGCGCGGCAGCCTTCTTCGTGGAGCGTGCGACTCTCCGAAG GCTCTGAGGACTCTGAGCGGTCTGAGGAGCTGAGTCAAGGAAGTGAG CTGTCCAGCACACACCGGAAGCAGACCTACGTGGAGCTGGAGCTGGAGGCCTTGGAGCGTGAGCGGCAACGAGTGGATGCCTTGGCCGAACGCTTCGAGCCATACCTGCGGCAAGTCATGAAAAGTG GCAACGAGGAAGAAGAGGACCGGTGTATGCAGCGGTGGTTTGCCCTGGTCAATGAAAAGAACGCTCTGATACGACGGCAAATGCAACTTAATCTCCTGTGA